The following are encoded in a window of Paenibacillaceae bacterium GAS479 genomic DNA:
- a CDS encoding Ferric iron reductase protein FhuF, involved in iron transport, with translation MAFNYEQQEMELLMREYRLTLEPSQDRAFSIPSMDLLNQDKCLEYLTKTGEIFEAETLTANASLFGKRYSYLVIASSLYAMSVFDKGLDYCLENCHIESERQGHAWLPKARLVNMEVTRPQPNARQQWRDRVINNIFEHNLSRAWDAISRFVPMSKAVLWENTAIYVFWLYENKFLEGLGEEQQARLREDLSYLVQAPAHLFGEKKNPLATFYGPKVATVGSEKPIRIRKTCCFYYQASDEPEDYCSSCPKIKHELIPESVI, from the coding sequence ATGGCCTTCAACTACGAGCAGCAAGAGATGGAGCTGTTGATGCGAGAGTACCGGTTAACACTGGAGCCATCGCAGGACAGGGCTTTTTCTATTCCTTCCATGGATTTGCTGAACCAGGACAAATGCCTAGAATACCTGACTAAGACCGGTGAAATATTCGAGGCCGAGACGTTAACGGCCAATGCTTCTCTATTTGGTAAAAGGTACAGCTATCTCGTTATTGCTTCATCGCTTTACGCGATGAGTGTATTTGATAAGGGCTTGGATTACTGTCTTGAGAACTGCCATATCGAATCCGAGAGACAGGGTCATGCGTGGCTGCCCAAAGCTAGACTGGTCAATATGGAAGTCACTAGACCCCAACCGAACGCCCGGCAACAATGGCGCGATCGGGTCATTAACAATATATTTGAACATAATCTAAGCCGGGCATGGGATGCGATTTCCCGCTTTGTGCCTATGTCCAAGGCCGTTCTCTGGGAAAATACAGCTATTTATGTGTTTTGGCTCTATGAGAACAAGTTTTTGGAGGGACTTGGAGAGGAGCAGCAGGCTCGCCTTCGCGAGGATTTAAGCTATCTTGTCCAAGCGCCAGCCCATTTGTTCGGTGAAAAGAAAAATCCGCTTGCTACTTTTTATGGTCCTAAAGTCGCAACAGTTGGGTCTGAAAAACCAATTCGCATTCGAAAAACATGCTGTTTTTACTATCAGGCTTCGGATGAACCCGAGGATTATTGCTCCTCATGTCCTAAAATAAAACATGAGCTCATTCCGGAGAGTGTAATTTGA
- a CDS encoding iron complex transport system ATP-binding protein, with protein MNALETRGLSVRYGNQYVFEDLNLSIDKGKITALIGSNGCGKSTLLRTMARLLKPQAGSVLLEGDSIASLPTKTVAQRMALLPQGPTAPEGLTVLQLVKQGRYPYQTWLQQWSKDDEREVWNALSKTGLTEMAERPVDSLSGGQRQRAWIAMVLAQGTEIVLLDEPTTYLDLTHQIEVLDLLYQLNEEEGRTIVVVLHDLNLACRYAHHLVALHNQAVYVEGKPEEVVTSDMIKAVFNLKADVIMDPLYGTPLCVPHGKGRTISE; from the coding sequence TTGAACGCTCTTGAAACTCGCGGTTTGTCAGTAAGGTACGGGAATCAATACGTTTTTGAAGATCTCAATTTGTCCATTGATAAAGGGAAAATTACGGCGTTGATCGGCAGCAATGGATGCGGCAAGTCCACTTTGCTGAGGACGATGGCCCGTCTGCTTAAGCCGCAGGCGGGCAGCGTGCTGCTCGAGGGAGACAGCATCGCTTCATTGCCAACGAAGACGGTTGCGCAACGAATGGCGTTATTGCCGCAAGGTCCGACCGCACCTGAAGGGCTAACGGTGCTTCAACTCGTGAAGCAGGGCAGATATCCTTATCAAACCTGGCTGCAGCAATGGTCCAAAGATGATGAGCGTGAGGTATGGAATGCGCTGAGCAAGACCGGGCTCACCGAGATGGCCGAGCGTCCAGTGGACTCTCTTTCTGGCGGACAACGTCAACGGGCCTGGATCGCGATGGTGCTTGCTCAGGGTACGGAGATCGTGCTTTTGGATGAGCCAACTACATATCTTGATTTGACGCATCAGATTGAGGTGCTTGATTTGCTTTACCAGCTTAATGAGGAGGAAGGTCGGACGATTGTAGTTGTACTACATGATCTGAATCTTGCCTGTCGTTATGCCCATCATTTAGTTGCCCTTCACAATCAAGCGGTTTATGTTGAAGGCAAGCCTGAAGAAGTTGTCACTTCAGATATGATTAAAGCTGTCTTCAATCTTAAAGCGGATGTAATCATGGATCCCCTGTATGGAACACCACTATGCGTTCCTCATGGCAAGGGAAGAACGATATCTGAATAG